A single genomic interval of Aphidius gifuensis isolate YNYX2018 linkage group LG6, ASM1490517v1, whole genome shotgun sequence harbors:
- the LOC122859105 gene encoding 2-(3-amino-3-carboxypropyl)histidine synthase subunit 2 — MTPSNTINCQQLEDSINQDILSSTVNCDKYSYEKCVEWINARGLEKVCLQFPDSLLSESAKIAINIEELLKKNVYILGDTTCGSCCIDEVAANHIGADGVIHFGHACLNPTSRLPVFHILPKNNINIQAFIDKFQQFFTDNNEKILLFYSVYYANSIETIWNILKDKYPNLVLTTLNCKSNVDFVDTKNATSAIISGRSWILNDDTCLEDYHGVFIGDNDKTLASLAMSIPTKTWQYTVDDELKTFEVTKNPWLRRRRFLVEKLKDANTVGIVVATLGIKDYMQALSNIKNILKQKNKKSYVFSVGKPNPSKLANFPEVDAFVVIACPENDIFDSKDYYKPMLTPFEVELAFNNSRSFTTNYCLDFRQLLPGGFNYVEFKPTDDSDVSMLSNEIRNTNKITCTIDKMDTVACKADGTVAIGKSGANFLLNRSWQGLEQKLGENNIEIATKGRSGLPTSYDNEPVKNNNQLTDK; from the exons ATGACACCgtcaaatacaattaattgtcAACAATTAGAAGATTCAATTAACCAGGACATATTATCGTCAACTGTTAATTGTGATAAATATAGCTATGAAAAATGTGTTGAATGGATCAATGCACGTGGATTAGAAAAG gTTTGTTTACAATTTCCTGATTCTTTATTATCTGAATCAGCTAAAATTGCAATAAACATTGAAgagttattgaaaaaaaatgtttatatactTGGTGACACAACATGTGGAAGTTGTTGTATTGATGAAGTTGCTGCCAATCACATTGGTGCTGATGGTGTTATACATTTTGGACATGCATGTTTAAATCCAACATCAAGACTTCCAGTATTTCATATTttgccaaaaaataatatcaatattcaagcttttattgataaatttcaacaattttttactgataataatgaaaaaatattgttattttattctgtTTATTATGCTAATTCAATtg aaacaatttggaatattttaaaagataaatatccAAATCTTGTATTGACAACATTAAATTGCAAGTcaaatgttgattttgttgatacaAAAAATGCAACAAGTGCTATTATTTCTGGAAGAAGTTGGATATTAAATGATGATACTTGTCTTGAAGATTATCATGGTGTATTTATTGGTGACAATGACAAAACTTTGGCATCATTGGCAATGAGTATACCAACAAAGACATGGCAATATACTGTTGATGATGAGTTGAAGACATTTGAAGTAACAAAAAATCCTTGGCtaagaagaagaagatttttagttgaaaaattaaaagatgcAAACACCGTAGGAATTGTTGTTGCAACATTGGGTATCAAGGATTACATGCAAGCattgtcaaatattaaaaatattttaaaacaaaaaaataaaaaatcatatgtaTTCAGTGTTGGAAAACCAAATCCATCAAAACTTGCTAATTTTCCAGag gTGGATGCATTTGTTGTTATAGCATGTCcagaaaatgatatatttgatTCAAAAGATTATTATAAACCAATGCTAACACCATTTGAAGTTGAGCttgcatttaataattctAGAAGCTTTACAACTAATTATTGTCTTGATTTTCGACAATTATTACCTGGTGGTTTTAattatgttgaatttaaaCCAACTGATGATTCTGATGTATCAATGTTGTCAAATGAAATaagaaatacaaataaaattacttgtaCAATTGATAAAATGGATACAGTTGCTTGTAAAGCTGATGGAACTGTAGCAATTGGTAAATCTGGTgctaattttttgttaaatagaTCTTGGCAAGGTCTTGAACAAAAActtggtgaaaataatattgaaattgcaACAAAAGGACGAAGTGGATTACCAACAAGTTATGACAATGAacctgttaaaaataataatcaattgactgataaataa
- the LOC122859099 gene encoding PP2C-like domain-containing protein CG9801 isoform X3: MPSLRKKVVGFMRHLSIRNLTATDGIDQDGVTQSGSNSPPAEIPGGCFVTKYLNGLESKCEGPIILHGRNPEELPSKVIDKLDENEEIFAALTGPDRGLTSVNLKQKHLSISDPDVDYIDILEKNEQQTTDCPMIDEIAGIENWFIPNDAAYGVATTLYEKNPTNNTNNGEPIADCFALVARPNAAVLVLADGVNWGAKACIAARSAVHGCMEYLNKALFSSQVNSQMTTTRDVFIALLRSFHAAHSLILQEQGMLTTLTVCAILPLPNYNSNSNNCKKYIACTCNVGDSLAYVYSKKTGVREITRGSHDIHCMRDMRDALGALGPVDGSNPELNNLTLAMTEVEKDDIVYLTSDGISDNFDPIVGKFAILPNKKKNNNDTRQNNKNTSAYRKTDNLRKTNSAGFNDTNELPVVEAYQRHELTLIRMEDLLNRGVSGEGPPCKSAKKLCELLLDFAVRITAAKRRILEDTDLYYSQAKDGELIQLTKLEQRSRRKKMLDIMSMVPGKLDHATVVAYVVGSHGIIESDF, translated from the exons atgccaagtttaagaaaaaaagttgttgGTTTTATGCGTCATCTTTCAATTAGAAATTTGACTGCTACTGATGGAATTGATCAGGATGGAGTTACACAAAGTGGATCGAATTCACCACCAGCTGAAATACCTGGTGGTTGTTTTGTtacgaaatatttaaatgg atTAGAAAGTAAATGTGAAGGTCCAATAATATTACATGGAAGAAATCCAGAAGAATTACCATCAAAAGTCATTGataaacttgatgaaaatgaagaaatatttGCAGCATTAACTGGACCAGATCGTGGCTTAACAtctgttaatttaaaacaaaaacatttgaGTATTAGTGATCCAGATGTTGATTATATtgatatacttgaaaaaaatgaacaacaaACAACTg atTGTCCAATGATTGATGAAATTGCTGGTATTGAAAATTGGTTTATTCCAAACGATGCAGCATATGGTGTAGCAACAAcactttatgaaaaaaatccaacaaataatacaaataatggtGAACCAATTGCTGATTGTTTTGCACTTGTTGCAAGACCAAATGCTGCTGTATTGGTGCTTGCTGATGGTGTTAATTGgg gtGCTAAAGCATGTATTGCAGCAAGATCAGCTGTTCATGGTTGTatggaatatttaaataaagcattattttcatcacaaGTTAATTCACAAATGACAACAACACGTGATGTATTTATAGCATTGTTGAGATCATTTCATGCGGctcattcattaatattacaagAACAAGGAATGTTAACAACACTAACAGTATGTGCAATATTACCATTACCAAattataatagtaatagtaataattgtaaaaaatatattgcttgTACATGTAATGTTGGTGATAGTCTTGCATAtgtttattctaaaaaaactGGTGTTAGAGAAATAACACGTGGTTCACATGATATACATTGTATGCGTGATATGCGTGATGCATTAGGTGCACTTGGTCCAGTTGATGGTTCAAATccagaattaaataatttaacacttGCTATGACTGAAGTTGAAAAAGatgatattgtttatttaacaagtgATGGTAtatctgataattttgatCCAATTGTTGGTAAATTTGCAAtattaccaaataaaaaaaaaaataataatgatacaagacaaaataataaaaatacaagtgcTTATCGTAAAACagataatttaagaaaaacaaattcagCTGGTTTTAATGATACAAATGAATTACCAGTTGTTGAAGCATATCAAAGACATGAGCTGACATTAATTAGAATGGAAGATTTATTAAATCGTGGTGTATCTGGTGAAGGACCACCATGTAAAAgtgctaaaaaattatgtgaacttttacttgattttGCA GTTAGAATCACAGCAGCTAAACGTAGAATATTGGAAGATACTGATTTGTATTATTCACAGGCCAAAGATGgtgaattaattcaattgacaAAACTTGAACAACgttcaagaagaaaaaaaatgctgGACATTATGTCAATGGTACCAGGTAAACTTGATCATGCAACTGTTGTTGCTTATGTTGTTGGATCTCATGGTATTATTGAgagtgatttttaa
- the LOC122859112 gene encoding dolichol-phosphate mannosyltransferase subunit 3 gives MTKLMEWLFGGALFLGPWTAIVTGTVSSSLTSQYHEIILYLPIVLLFLFAIWAATVVLYRTFTFNNCEEAAESLKLEIKQAQAELRIKGILPRDPKGSDLM, from the exons atgaCTAAATTAATGGAATGGCTTTTTGGTGGGGCACTTTTTCTTGGTCCCTGGACAGCAATTGTAACTGGaacagtatcatcatcattaacttCACAGTatcatgaaataatattatatcttccaattgttttattatttttatttgctattTGGGCAGCAACTGTTGTTCTTTATAGAACTTTTACCTTCAACAATTGTGAAGAAGCAGCTGAAAGCCTTAAattg gaaaTTAAACAAGCACAAGCTGAACTTAGAATCAAAGGAATATTACCAAGAGATCCAAAAGGATCAGATCTCAtgtaa
- the LOC122859099 gene encoding PP2C-like domain-containing protein CG9801 isoform X2, whose translation MPSLRKKVVGFMRHLSIRNLTATDGIDQDGVTQSGSNSPPAEIPGGCFVTKYLNGLESKCEGPIILHGRNPEELPSKVIDKLDENEEIFAALTGPDRGLTSVNLKQKHLSISDPDVDYIDILEKNEQQTTDDKIHELLSSESTNDNDHSDDDKIELIMSKISDDLLDIDDTEMDFDIIPPPSDFATDMIPLRKSKSAPAPFKKNQQDCPMIDEIAGIENWFIPNDAAYGVATTLYEKNPTNNTNNGEPIADCFALVARPNAAVLVLADGVNWGAKACIAARSAVHGCMEYLNKALFSSQVNSQMTTTRDVFIALLRSFHAAHSLILQEQGMLTTLTVCAILPLPNYNSNSNNCKKYIACTCNVGDSLAYVYSKKTGVREITRGSHDIHCMRDMRDALGALGPVDGSNPELNNLTLAMTEVEKDDIVYLTSDGISDNFDPIVGKFAILPNKKKNNNDTRQNNKNTSAYRKTDNLRKTNSAGFNDTNELPVVEAYQRHELTLIRMEDLLNRGVSGEGPPCKSAKKLCELLLDFAVRITAAKRRILEDTDLYYSQAKDGELIQLTKLEQRSRRKKMLDIMSMVPGKLDHATVVAYVVGSHGIIESDF comes from the exons atgccaagtttaagaaaaaaagttgttgGTTTTATGCGTCATCTTTCAATTAGAAATTTGACTGCTACTGATGGAATTGATCAGGATGGAGTTACACAAAGTGGATCGAATTCACCACCAGCTGAAATACCTGGTGGTTGTTTTGTtacgaaatatttaaatgg atTAGAAAGTAAATGTGAAGGTCCAATAATATTACATGGAAGAAATCCAGAAGAATTACCATCAAAAGTCATTGataaacttgatgaaaatgaagaaatatttGCAGCATTAACTGGACCAGATCGTGGCTTAACAtctgttaatttaaaacaaaaacatttgaGTATTAGTGATCCAGATGTTGATTATATtgatatacttgaaaaaaatgaacaacaaACAACTg atgataaaatacatgaattattatcaagtgaaagtacaaatgataatgatcattcagatgatgataaaattgaattaataatgtcaaaaataaGTGATGATTTATTGGATATTGATGATACTGAAATGGATTTTGATATAATACCACCACCAAGTGATTTTGCAACTGATATGATACCACTGAGAAAATCAAAAAGTGCACCAgcaccatttaaaaaaaatcaacaag atTGTCCAATGATTGATGAAATTGCTGGTATTGAAAATTGGTTTATTCCAAACGATGCAGCATATGGTGTAGCAACAAcactttatgaaaaaaatccaacaaataatacaaataatggtGAACCAATTGCTGATTGTTTTGCACTTGTTGCAAGACCAAATGCTGCTGTATTGGTGCTTGCTGATGGTGTTAATTGgg gtGCTAAAGCATGTATTGCAGCAAGATCAGCTGTTCATGGTTGTatggaatatttaaataaagcattattttcatcacaaGTTAATTCACAAATGACAACAACACGTGATGTATTTATAGCATTGTTGAGATCATTTCATGCGGctcattcattaatattacaagAACAAGGAATGTTAACAACACTAACAGTATGTGCAATATTACCATTACCAAattataatagtaatagtaataattgtaaaaaatatattgcttgTACATGTAATGTTGGTGATAGTCTTGCATAtgtttattctaaaaaaactGGTGTTAGAGAAATAACACGTGGTTCACATGATATACATTGTATGCGTGATATGCGTGATGCATTAGGTGCACTTGGTCCAGTTGATGGTTCAAATccagaattaaataatttaacacttGCTATGACTGAAGTTGAAAAAGatgatattgtttatttaacaagtgATGGTAtatctgataattttgatCCAATTGTTGGTAAATTTGCAAtattaccaaataaaaaaaaaaataataatgatacaagacaaaataataaaaatacaagtgcTTATCGTAAAACagataatttaagaaaaacaaattcagCTGGTTTTAATGATACAAATGAATTACCAGTTGTTGAAGCATATCAAAGACATGAGCTGACATTAATTAGAATGGAAGATTTATTAAATCGTGGTGTATCTGGTGAAGGACCACCATGTAAAAgtgctaaaaaattatgtgaacttttacttgattttGCA GTTAGAATCACAGCAGCTAAACGTAGAATATTGGAAGATACTGATTTGTATTATTCACAGGCCAAAGATGgtgaattaattcaattgacaAAACTTGAACAACgttcaagaagaaaaaaaatgctgGACATTATGTCAATGGTACCAGGTAAACTTGATCATGCAACTGTTGTTGCTTATGTTGTTGGATCTCATGGTATTATTGAgagtgatttttaa
- the LOC122859099 gene encoding PP2C-like domain-containing protein CG9801 isoform X1, whose protein sequence is MPSLRKKVVGFMRHLSIRNLTATDGIDQDGVTQSGSNSPPAEIPGGCFVTKYLNGLESKCEGPIILHGRNPEELPSKVIDKLDENEEIFAALTGPDRGLTSVNLKQKHLSISDPDVDYIDILEKNEQQTTVNNSMDCIFSIAHDRWLVIRTKDSSLCPIDNSTVKIRAAGKLYEPDKKYTIKDDDDIDDIDKNNTIKNVKFIDDNDNYKNNVHFNIACNNSLKIKKSINNCNNLKDDKIHELLSSESTNDNDHSDDDKIELIMSKISDDLLDIDDTEMDFDIIPPPSDFATDMIPLRKSKSAPAPFKKNQQDCPMIDEIAGIENWFIPNDAAYGVATTLYEKNPTNNTNNGEPIADCFALVARPNAAVLVLADGVNWGAKACIAARSAVHGCMEYLNKALFSSQVNSQMTTTRDVFIALLRSFHAAHSLILQEQGMLTTLTVCAILPLPNYNSNSNNCKKYIACTCNVGDSLAYVYSKKTGVREITRGSHDIHCMRDMRDALGALGPVDGSNPELNNLTLAMTEVEKDDIVYLTSDGISDNFDPIVGKFAILPNKKKNNNDTRQNNKNTSAYRKTDNLRKTNSAGFNDTNELPVVEAYQRHELTLIRMEDLLNRGVSGEGPPCKSAKKLCELLLDFAVRITAAKRRILEDTDLYYSQAKDGELIQLTKLEQRSRRKKMLDIMSMVPGKLDHATVVAYVVGSHGIIESDF, encoded by the exons atgccaagtttaagaaaaaaagttgttgGTTTTATGCGTCATCTTTCAATTAGAAATTTGACTGCTACTGATGGAATTGATCAGGATGGAGTTACACAAAGTGGATCGAATTCACCACCAGCTGAAATACCTGGTGGTTGTTTTGTtacgaaatatttaaatgg atTAGAAAGTAAATGTGAAGGTCCAATAATATTACATGGAAGAAATCCAGAAGAATTACCATCAAAAGTCATTGataaacttgatgaaaatgaagaaatatttGCAGCATTAACTGGACCAGATCGTGGCTTAACAtctgttaatttaaaacaaaaacatttgaGTATTAGTGATCCAGATGTTGATTATATtgatatacttgaaaaaaatgaacaacaaACAACTg TTAACAACTCGATGGATTGTATATTTTCAATCGCGCATGATCGTTGGTTAGTCATACGAACAAAAGATTCATCACTGTGTCCAATTGATAATAGTACTGTTAAAATACGTGCTGCTGGTAAATTATATGAaccagataaaaaatatacaattaaagatgatgatgatattgatgatattgataaaaataatacaattaaaaatgtaaaatttattgatgataatgataattataaaaataatgtgcATTTTAATATAGCATgtaataatagtttaaaaattaaaaaatcaattaataattgtaataatttaaaagatgataaaatacatgaattattatcaagtgaaagtacaaatgataatgatcattcagatgatgataaaattgaattaataatgtcaaaaataaGTGATGATTTATTGGATATTGATGATACTGAAATGGATTTTGATATAATACCACCACCAAGTGATTTTGCAACTGATATGATACCACTGAGAAAATCAAAAAGTGCACCAgcaccatttaaaaaaaatcaacaag atTGTCCAATGATTGATGAAATTGCTGGTATTGAAAATTGGTTTATTCCAAACGATGCAGCATATGGTGTAGCAACAAcactttatgaaaaaaatccaacaaataatacaaataatggtGAACCAATTGCTGATTGTTTTGCACTTGTTGCAAGACCAAATGCTGCTGTATTGGTGCTTGCTGATGGTGTTAATTGgg gtGCTAAAGCATGTATTGCAGCAAGATCAGCTGTTCATGGTTGTatggaatatttaaataaagcattattttcatcacaaGTTAATTCACAAATGACAACAACACGTGATGTATTTATAGCATTGTTGAGATCATTTCATGCGGctcattcattaatattacaagAACAAGGAATGTTAACAACACTAACAGTATGTGCAATATTACCATTACCAAattataatagtaatagtaataattgtaaaaaatatattgcttgTACATGTAATGTTGGTGATAGTCTTGCATAtgtttattctaaaaaaactGGTGTTAGAGAAATAACACGTGGTTCACATGATATACATTGTATGCGTGATATGCGTGATGCATTAGGTGCACTTGGTCCAGTTGATGGTTCAAATccagaattaaataatttaacacttGCTATGACTGAAGTTGAAAAAGatgatattgtttatttaacaagtgATGGTAtatctgataattttgatCCAATTGTTGGTAAATTTGCAAtattaccaaataaaaaaaaaaataataatgatacaagacaaaataataaaaatacaagtgcTTATCGTAAAACagataatttaagaaaaacaaattcagCTGGTTTTAATGATACAAATGAATTACCAGTTGTTGAAGCATATCAAAGACATGAGCTGACATTAATTAGAATGGAAGATTTATTAAATCGTGGTGTATCTGGTGAAGGACCACCATGTAAAAgtgctaaaaaattatgtgaacttttacttgattttGCA GTTAGAATCACAGCAGCTAAACGTAGAATATTGGAAGATACTGATTTGTATTATTCACAGGCCAAAGATGgtgaattaattcaattgacaAAACTTGAACAACgttcaagaagaaaaaaaatgctgGACATTATGTCAATGGTACCAGGTAAACTTGATCATGCAACTGTTGTTGCTTATGTTGTTGGATCTCATGGTATTATTGAgagtgatttttaa